From Nocardia sp. XZ_19_385:
TGGGTTGCGGCGTGGTGGGGTGGCGGCGACAGCGCTGGCGACCTGGACCGTGCTGGGCGGACGCAGCCTCGCCCGGGCCGGCCGGGAGATGGCCGAACGGCTCGAATCCGGCGACATCGACGGTGCACGCGCTCTGCTGCCCTCCCTGTGCGGCCGCGACCCCTCGGTGCTCGACGCCGACGGATTGGCCCGCGCCGCACTGGAATCCATCGCCGAGAACACCTCCGACGCGACCGTCGCCCCCTTGGTCTGGGGCGCTCTCGCCGGCGTCCCGGGCCTGCTCGGCTACCGCGCCGTCAACACCCTCGACGCCATGATCGGCTACCGCAACGACCGCTACCGCAACTTCGGCTGGGCCGCCGCCCGCACCGACGACGTCGCCAACCTCCTGCCCGCCCGCGTAGCCGGAACCCTCACCGCCGCCTTGGCCCCCGTGGTCGGCGGCCGCCCCCGAAACGCCATCCGCGCTTGGCGCCGCGACGCCGCCAAACACCCCAGCCCCAACGCCGGCGTCGCCGAAGCCACCATGGCCGGCGCCCTCGGCATCCAACTCGGCGGCCGCACCCAATACCGCTACGGCACCGAACTCCGCCCCACCCTCGGCGAAGGCCCACCCCCGGAGGTCCCGGACCTGCGCCGCGCCGTCCGCCTGTCCGAGGCAGTGCAACTCGCAGCGGCACTCACCACCGCGGCGTTCGCCCTATTGGGCAATCGCCGAAAGGATTGAAGCCCGACGACGACTCTGGCTAGGGCGACGCCATATGTCCGGGGACGGCCGGGACGTGCGGCGCCATATGTCCGGGACGGCCGGGATTCGTGGGCAGGGACGCCCATGTCACTTAGGGGCTATTGCGAGATCCGAGGTCCCGCGAGGGCTGCCAGCTGATCCACCACCTCGCCCAGCGGTTTCCGGGTGTCGATCTCCACACTCGCCGCCGAGCGCAACAGCGGCTCGATTTCGGCAATATCAGCCATGATTCGTTCGCGTTCTCCGGCGGCCTTCCCGAACGGGTTGGTGTCGCGTTGCGCAATACGGTCCAAGATCACCGGCACCGGAGCACTGAGCAGCACGATCTCATCGAACCGTGGATAGAACCCGACCTGGTTCCACACAGTCCCTCCGATGAACACCGATTCACCAGACCGTTCATGATCTGCGATCAACTCCTCGATCCGATCTTCGCGCCACTGCCGCTCCGACCCGGTGCCGTCCGGACGCGGCAAGTCCGCTATCCAGCCCCCGTAATCGGTATCGACCACCCGATAACCGCGCTGCGCCAACGCAATCAACGCCGTCGACTTCCCCGTACCCGACATCCCCGTCACCAAAATCACCGCCACCCAGCGGATAGTAAACGGCCCGCACGCGACAAAGACATCGCCGGGGCTAGACGGCCGCATCCATCATCGGGCCGGCGAGTGGGACATGGTGGAGGGCCTACTCGACCGTTGCCGCAGCCATGTCCCAATCGCCGCCAGCTCGGCAGGGCGTCGTTAATGGAGGAGGTGATGGGTCCCTGTTCGGTGGTCGTGGATTGTCACTTGGCCAGGTGAGCCGGCGGGTGGCACAGGTCGTCGTGGAGGATCAATGTGACGAGAGCGGTGGGCACGGACGCGCCAGCGCAGACGTCCACGCCGATCATGCCGAAACATCCACGGCGGGGCCGACTCTCGGTCGCATCCTCGGAAGCCATTCGGTACATCGCATGCGCTGCAACGCCTCGTACTGAAGCATCCGCTTCGACTGACGAAAACCCGCCCCGCGTGCGGTGAGTGGCACATGGTGGAGGGGCCACTAAGACGTTGCCGCAGCCATGTCCCGTTGGCCGTCAGAGGGATTGCCGACTGGAGGTTGTCGCGTGTGGCTGGGTGGCGGCTCGGTGAGCAGGTTGGTTGGCGCAGCCATGGGCCAGGCGTCCGGTGGGCATCAGTGGCTACTCGAATGTTGGTGCGGCCAGGGGGTTCTGCGGGGTCAGCCGCGGCCGTAGCGGTCGGCTAGGCGGGCTTCGGTGGCGGGAGCGGAGTCGGTTGGGGGAGGGCCGGATTCCGTGGGATCGGGTGGGGCGGAGGTGGGTTCGGGGGTGGGGCGGCGTTCTCTGCGGCGTTCGCGGAGTTCGGCGTAGACGAAGTAGCCGAGGCCGAGGGGGGCCATCAGGCCGAAGGCGAGCCATTGGAGGCCGTAGGAGAGGTAGGGGCCGGCGTCGAGTTGGGGGAGGGGGGTGGGGGTGAAGGCGCCGGGCTGGTTTTCGGAGAGTTGGAGGTAGCCGCCGCGGTCTTCGCCGGTGGGGAGGGGGGTGATGGGCTGGGCGAGGACGGTGGCTTCCTGGGTGATGTCGATCGAGTAGACCTGGCGGTAGCCGTCTTGGGTGAGCGGGTCCTTGCCGGGGGTGACGCCCTCGGAGGTGCGGACGCGGCCTTCGAGGCGCTGCTGACCGGCCGGGGCGGCGGGGATCGGGGGCGGGGCGGAGGTGCCGTCGAGGCCGGCGATCATGCCGCGGTCGACGAGCAGGATGTGTCCGTCGGTCAGTTTGAAGGCGGCGAGGACGCCGTAGGCGGGGGCGCCGTCGAGGTGGCGCAGGCGCACCAGCACGGTGGAGTCGGGGACGTAGCTGCCTTCCGCGGTGACTCGCCGCCATTCGGTGTGCCCGTCCGCCTGGGCGAACAGGCTGGTGACGTCGACCGGGTCGGCGCGCACCGAGTCGGCGATCAACTCGTTGCGGTGTTCGGTGGCGGTGTTCTTGCCGAGCTGCCACGGGGCGAGCACGGTGAAGCACATGTAGGCGAAGGCCACGACGACCACGGCCAGGATCACCCAGCTGGGACGCAGGAGGAAGGTGAGTTTGCGCATCAGCGGGGTCCGTCGGGGAGTTCGGCGCGCACCCAGTCGAGCAGGCCGGGGATGGCGGCTTCGATCTGGTCGCGGACCAGTTCGAAATCGGAGGTGTCGCCGTAATAGGGGTCGGGCACGTCGGGTCCGTCGGCGTCGGGGTCGAAGCTGCGCAGGAGTGCGCGCTGCTCGGACGGGACACCGAGATGGGCGAGTGCGCGCTCGTGGGTGCGGTCGAGCGCGACCAGCAGATCGGCCGTCAGATGATCGGGACCGAGCACCGCGGCGGCATGTCCGACGGGGTAGCCGTGGCGGCGCAGCGTGGCGGTGGTGCGCGGGTCGGCGTCGTCCCCGACATGCCAGGATCCGGTGCCCGCGCTGCTCACCCGCACCCGGTCGTCGAGCCCGGCCAAGCGCAGATGGTGCGCGAACATCTTCTCCGCCATCGGCGAACGACAAATATTCCCCGTGCAAACGAACGATATGTGCAGCTCACCCACGACAGCCATTGTGTCGGGTCCGGGTACGTCGCGCCTACCCCGGGGTGCCGAGTTGTGCCGCCCGCCACCGCCGGACGCGACCTCGGGCCGATCGAGCCGGACCGGCGCACCGATTCTTCGGTGTGTCACCGCGTGTCGCAGCGATTGGGCGGGTCCGGGCAGATCGGAGCTCCGCCACGCCGCCGCGATGATTGCATTAGGAGCGGGGGTTACCCAGTCTTGACACCCATGTCCCCCGCGTGCCCGGCCTGCTCCTGGCCCTCCCCGATGCAGGTGTCCTCGCACCGTTCCGTTCGCTACCTCCGCTGTGTGTGCGGCGAATGGCTGATCGCACGCGGCGATTCGGTGAGCTTGATGGCCGGCCGTGGCTGCATCACCGCACCCGAGCACCTCGAATTGATTCCGCTCCCCGAGGAGTGACCTACTACGGTGATCTGGTGCCCGAGGAGAGTGTCGACCACGCGAAACTACGTCACCACGGTGATGTGGATGCGGTGCCGGGCATGCTCGACTTCGCGGTGAACGTGCAGGGCAGCGCGCCGCCGGAGTGGTTGCGGGCGCGGCTGGCCGCGCGGCTGGACGCGCTGGGCCGCTATCCGAGCGCCGCCGAGGACGCTGACGCGCGGGCCGCGGTGGCGGCTCGGCACGGCCGGGATCCGGGCGAGGTGCTGCTGCTGGCCGGGGCCGCCGAAGGATTCGCGATGCTGCCGAAACTGGCGCCGCGTTCGGCGGCGGTGGTGCATCCGTCGTTCACCGAGCCGGAACTGGCGTTGCGCGAGGCCGGGGTGCCGGTGCATCGGGTGCCGCTGGAGCCGCCGTACCGGCTGGAGTCGGCGGTCGTTCCCGACGACGCCGACCTCGTGGTGCTGGGCAACCCCACCAACCCGACCTCCGTCCTGCATCCCACGGCGGCGATTCACGCACTGCGCCGTCCGGGCCGGATCGTGGTCGTCGACGAGGCATTCGCCGATGCGGTTGCGGGAGAACCGGAATCGCTGGCCAGCTTGCGCGCTCCCGACATTCTGGTGCTGCGTAGCCTGACCAAGACCTGGGCCCTGGCGGGGCTGCGCTGCGGGTATTTCCTCGGTGCGCCTGAGGTTTTGGCCCGGTTGAACCACGGCCGCGCGCATTGGCCGCTGGGGACACTGCAATTGGAGGCGATCATCGCCACCGCCGAACCCCGCGCGGTGGCCGAAGCGCAGCACCGGGCAGAAGTGATTGCCGCCGACCGTGATTCGATGATCGCGCGACTGACCGAAGTCGGGGTCCAGATCCACACCCCCGCCCAGGGGCCTTTTCTGCTCTTGCGCGTCACCGATGGTGAACTGCTCCGAAAGCACCTGGCCGACCAAGGTATCGCCGTCCGGCGCGCCGACACCTTCCCCGGCCTCGGTCCGGACCACTTGCGAGTGGCGGTGCGCGGCGCTGCCGAGGTCGATCGGCTGGTTGCGGCGATCCGTGCGTCAGGTTTGTGACATGCGCTGAGCTCGCATGGTCCGGCCGGAAGCGCAGTGATCGTCCGGAGTTGTTGGAAGTAAGTAAATCGATGGAAGGTGGATCGTGACGACGCTGGCGGAACTCAT
This genomic window contains:
- the cobC gene encoding Rv2231c family pyridoxal phosphate-dependent protein CobC translates to MPEESVDHAKLRHHGDVDAVPGMLDFAVNVQGSAPPEWLRARLAARLDALGRYPSAAEDADARAAVAARHGRDPGEVLLLAGAAEGFAMLPKLAPRSAAVVHPSFTEPELALREAGVPVHRVPLEPPYRLESAVVPDDADLVVLGNPTNPTSVLHPTAAIHALRRPGRIVVVDEAFADAVAGEPESLASLRAPDILVLRSLTKTWALAGLRCGYFLGAPEVLARLNHGRAHWPLGTLQLEAIIATAEPRAVAEAQHRAEVIAADRDSMIARLTEVGVQIHTPAQGPFLLLRVTDGELLRKHLADQGIAVRRADTFPGLGPDHLRVAVRGAAEVDRLVAAIRASGL
- a CDS encoding low molecular weight protein-tyrosine-phosphatase, which produces MAVVGELHISFVCTGNICRSPMAEKMFAHHLRLAGLDDRVRVSSAGTGSWHVGDDADPRTTATLRRHGYPVGHAAAVLGPDHLTADLLVALDRTHERALAHLGVPSEQRALLRSFDPDADGPDVPDPYYGDTSDFELVRDQIEAAIPGLLDWVRAELPDGPR
- a CDS encoding SURF1 family protein, whose amino-acid sequence is MRKLTFLLRPSWVILAVVVVAFAYMCFTVLAPWQLGKNTATEHRNELIADSVRADPVDVTSLFAQADGHTEWRRVTAEGSYVPDSTVLVRLRHLDGAPAYGVLAAFKLTDGHILLVDRGMIAGLDGTSAPPPIPAAPAGQQRLEGRVRTSEGVTPGKDPLTQDGYRQVYSIDITQEATVLAQPITPLPTGEDRGGYLQLSENQPGAFTPTPLPQLDAGPYLSYGLQWLAFGLMAPLGLGYFVYAELRERRRERRPTPEPTSAPPDPTESGPPPTDSAPATEARLADRYGRG
- a CDS encoding AAA family ATPase, whose product is MAVILVTGMSGTGKSTALIALAQRGYRVVDTDYGGWIADLPRPDGTGSERQWREDRIEELIADHERSGESVFIGGTVWNQVGFYPRFDEIVLLSAPVPVILDRIAQRDTNPFGKAAGERERIMADIAEIEPLLRSAASVEIDTRKPLGEVVDQLAALAGPRISQ
- a CDS encoding cobalamin biosynthesis protein gives rise to the protein MRSGTATAAGLVLGFALDRALGDPRRWHPVAGFGSAASALESVTYADRRVNGVVHEVVAVGAVVGLGYGLRRGGVAATALATWTVLGGRSLARAGREMAERLESGDIDGARALLPSLCGRDPSVLDADGLARAALESIAENTSDATVAPLVWGALAGVPGLLGYRAVNTLDAMIGYRNDRYRNFGWAAARTDDVANLLPARVAGTLTAALAPVVGGRPRNAIRAWRRDAAKHPSPNAGVAEATMAGALGIQLGGRTQYRYGTELRPTLGEGPPPEVPDLRRAVRLSEAVQLAAALTTAAFALLGNRRKD